AAAAAGTAATGAAGTGAAAAAATGTGCTATTTTCtcactttcttttcatttttaagcttttcctCCTTTGTTTCAGTGAAAAAACGGCAGGGAGAGAGTAAAATATACTAAGTGGGCATTTTACAATAATTTTGAAACCAAAAATGTAGCAAATACCCCAAAATGTTGGtactttttaaatacatttttcacttCAATATTTTTCCAAACAATGAAAAATGTCACTGTACACAAACTCGCTTTGCAAAAACATGTGTGCGTGTTGCCGATAGGTCCCCATTTTttgaaagaagaattttttttactggaaaaatATGGCCTGTCTCGGCTAAAGGGAGCAATGCCCAGCCCATATATATGAGCACCGGGAATCTTGGCTGGAGGAGTCCTGTTGGGCTCACCTGGCAGAGCACCTATTGAAGTCCTGGGAAGGTGGTTGGGCACAAGCCTGCCCACAGCTGAAGGTCCCTCCcacagcctaaggggaggagctaCTGGATCCAGGACTCAAGTGAATGCGggagacaactaatgaaaaacaaggatgggagtgagggtcacaggATCATAAGCAGGGAGCCAGAGAGGGACagcgagcagagaaccctggacagcacccactgctcctctaAGGCATTGAGGGAGCCAGCAGATgtggcccagaggaactctgcccagagttGTGACCTGAGGGAGGAATAGAAATAGCCCCACAGGTGCAGAGCACCTCCTCATCCAACAACCTCCTCCTGGTGCAACGGACGGCCACCGTGGCCAGCGCCAGGAGGTAGTGGCAAAGAGGTCtagtgactttgtggggccatggatggagTAGGAGGTgcggggagaagtgcagccaaaaCCTGAGGAGAAGGTTCTAGAGGAGCGGAaaagggggctgcagcctggtgcaccagggtctccctctcgctgcagaaggggcaggtgtgaGGGAGAGGAGTGACTCACGCCAGGTACACACCTGTGCTCATGGCTCTGTGAAGTAGCCTTACGTGGCAGAGCAGCTAAGCACGATGGGTGGGCAGAGCAGCTGGGCACTGTCATGGTCACTGGGGTCAGGATGGCAAGCAAAGGGAGGTGATTAAGGGAGAGCCGCTGGTCAGTGACTGCACAGGTTTCcacccctctctcttccctcctttaTAGAGCACCGAGAAGTACTTTGCCCAAGATGGAGGGACCCACACGGGCAGCCCAATCACCCTTGCAGCATCAGACACGCAACGGTAACATCCTGGATGATGCAGAACAGGAGTCCTCTGGAAGGCATGGATCGACTTCAACATGCACCCAGGCTAAAGCTGCAAGCTCCATCACAGACATCAACCTGTCTGACCTCAGATATTCCGTCGCCAGGCGGCTGAACATCTCTGCCAATCTGGCAGAGCAGGAAGAAACCAGCAGCCAAGGAGAGCTGGGTACAGGCCCCACAGTGCTTCCCCATGGACAGGCAGAGGCCAGCGATGTGGATGGCAGTGACACCATGCCCAAGCCCACTAGCTGCACAGGGAGAAGGAAGCCTTCCCTTGGCCATGAGAAGCTAAGCTCTGATACAGATGCCTATGCCCCCGACAGCAGCCACCTCAGATCCATGCACAGCAGGCCTGGGTTTCTGGAGTTGTATGCTGAAGCCAGGAAGGCCCGGTATATCCGGCACAAGGGCATTCCAGCCTTGGAGAAGGAACTCAGCCTGCAAGAGATCTTTGGGCATGAAAacagcttagaccccagccccccagcagcagaaCAGAAGCAGCACAACCCTAAATGATGGCTCCTTCCCCTAAGGGAGGCTTGTGAGGGTCAACCACAGGAAAAGGTGGTCTGCCCTGCTGTCTGGAACAGCCAGCTAGCCGgggttatagattcatagattgtaaggccattagggcatctagtctgacctgctgtagaAGACATgccatggaatttcacccagCTACTGCCTATAGCTTCTGCTTGACCTACAGCATAGCTTTTCGAAAGAAACACCACCTCCTGATGGAAAGATTTCATCTGAggaagaatccaccacagcccttgagAAGGTGTTTTACCCTCACTGTAAATAAGTTGCCACTTTCTCCCAGTCTGAGTTTATCTAGCTTGATCTTCCTGCTCTTGGCTCTCATTTTGCCTGTGTCTGCTAGAATTAAGAGTCCTCTTTTCTCAGAAATCATCTGCCCATGCACTTGTTGTCCATAATCAAGTGGTTTCTTAACCTTCTTCTCTTCGATCAGCTAAAGAGATTGAGCTgaatttctctctcactcacaggcAGGATTGCCAGACCTCAGATCAGTCTCGtgactcttagaatcatagaatcatagaatatcagggttggaagggacttcaggaggtcatctagtccaaccccctgctcaaagcaggaccaatccccaatcaaatcatcccagccagggctttgtcaagcctgaccttaaaaacttcgaaggaaggagattctaccacctccctaggtaacgcattccagtgtttcaccaccctcctagtgaaaaagtttttcctaatatccaacctaaacctcccccactgcaacttgagaccattactccttgtcctgtcatcttctaccactgagaatagtctagaaccatcctctctggaaccacctctcaggtaattgaaagcagctatcaaatcccccctcattcttctcttctgcagactaaacaatcccagttcccccagcctctcctcataagtcatgtgttccagacccctaatcatttttgttgcccttcgctggactctctccaatttatccacatccttcttgtagtgcggggcccaaaactggacacagtactccagatgaggcctcaccaatgtcgaatagaggggaacgatcacgtccctcgatctgctggctatgcccctacttatacatcccaaaatgccattggccttcttggcaacaagggcacactgctgactcatatccagcttctcatccactgtaacccctaggtccttttccgcagaactgctgcctagccattcggtccctagtctgtagcagtgcattggattcttccgtcctaagtgcaggactctgcacttatccttgttgaacctcatcagatttcttttggcccaatcctccaatttgtctaggtccctctgtatcctatccctaccctccagcgtatctaccactcctcccagtttagtgtcatccgcaaacttgctgagggtgcaatccacactatccttgagaccattaatgaagatattgaacaaaactaaacttgctaaagtcaagaaacaatacatccactgctttcccttcatccacagaaccagtaatctcatcatagaaggcgattagattagtcaggcatgacctacccttggtgaatccatgctgactgttcctgatcactttcctctcgtgtaagtgcttcaggattgattccttgaggacctgctccatgatttttccggggactgaggtgaggctgactggcctgtagttcccaggatcctccttcttcccttttttaaagattggcactacattagcctttttccagtcatctgggacttcccttgttcgccacgagttttcaaagataaaggccaatggctctgcaatcacatctgccaattcctttagcactctcggatgcaactcgtccggccccatggacttgtgcacgtccagcttttctaaatagtccctaatcaCCTCTTTCTCCattgagggctggccatctactccccatgttgtgatgcccagcgcagcagtctgggagctgtccttgttagtgaagacagaggcaaaaaaagcattgagcacattagctttttccacatcctctgtcactaggttgcctccctcattcagtaaggggcccacactttccttggctttcttcttgttgccaacaaacctgaagaaacccttcttgttactcttgacatctcttgctagctgcagctccaggtgcgatttggccctcctgatttcattcctacatgcccgagcaatatttttatactcttccctggtcatatgtccaaccttccacttcttgtaagcttcttttttatgtttaagatccgctaggatttcaccgttaagccaagctggtcgcctgccatatttactattcttttgactcatcgggatggtttgtccctgtaacctcaacagggattccttgaaatacagccagctctcctggactcctttccccttcatgttagacccccaggggatcctacccatccgctccctgagggagtcgaagtctgctttcctgaattccagggtccgtatcctgctacttacctttcttccctgtgtcaggatcctgaactcaaccaactcatggtcactgcctcccagatttccgtccacttttgcttcccccactaattcttcccggtttgtgagcagcaggtcaagaaaagctccccccctagttggctcctctggcacttgcaccaggaaattgtcccctacgctttccaaaaacttcctggattgtctatgcaccgctgtattgctctcccagcaaatatcaggaaaattaaagtcacccatgagaaccagggcgtgtgatctagtagcttctgggagttgccggaagaaagcctcatccacctcatccccctggtccggtggtctatagcagactcccaccactacatcactcttgttgctcacacttctaaacttaatccagagacactcaggtttttctgcagtttcgtaccggagctctgagcagtcatactgctcccttacatacagtgctactcccccaccttttctgccctgcctgtccttcctgaacagtttataaccatccatgacagtactccagtcatgtgagttatcccaccaagtctctgttattccaatcacgtcataattccttgacatcaccaggacctccagttctccctgcttgtttccaaggctttgtgcattcgtatataagcacttgagataacctgctgatcgcccctcattctcactatgaggcaggagccctcccctcacagacgttcctgcctgtgcttcctcccggtatcccgttttcccacttacctcagggctttggtctccttccccc
Above is a genomic segment from Natator depressus isolate rNatDep1 chromosome 8, rNatDep2.hap1, whole genome shotgun sequence containing:
- the CCDC190 gene encoding coiled-coil domain-containing protein 190 isoform X1, producing MTLGRMQRQQIQELCTSYAPTFSATPGLTERAYHSIDTGPHLLHSKCQHGESALTGPFHGAVLLSGTFQPRRGAAVGIIHQSKTPMAEGDPSRRWELERRDLKQVEARLSHRLQDLEEARLYHMNSMIKEQRQIQKEIQRLQQGNSRKKAHVTLGDLSQEVGKKPALPTLPTSSGQQHSNSRAEQLRAPRSTLPKMEGPTRAAQSPLQHQTRNGNILDDAEQESSGRHGSTSTCTQAKAASSITDINLSDLRYSVARRLNISANLAEQEETSSQGELGTGPTVLPHGQAEASDVDGSDTMPKPTSCTGRRKPSLGHEKLSSDTDAYAPDSSHLRSMHSRPGFLELYAEARKARYIRHKGIPALEKELSLQEIFGHENSLDPSPPAAEQKQHNPK
- the CCDC190 gene encoding coiled-coil domain-containing protein 190 isoform X2 — its product is MAEGDPSRRWELERRDLKQVEARLSHRLQDLEEARLYHMNSMIKEQRQIQKEIQRLQQGNSRKKAHVTLGDLSQEVGKKPALPTLPTSSGQQHSNSRAEQLRAPRSTLPKMEGPTRAAQSPLQHQTRNGNILDDAEQESSGRHGSTSTCTQAKAASSITDINLSDLRYSVARRLNISANLAEQEETSSQGELGTGPTVLPHGQAEASDVDGSDTMPKPTSCTGRRKPSLGHEKLSSDTDAYAPDSSHLRSMHSRPGFLELYAEARKARYIRHKGIPALEKELSLQEIFGHENSLDPSPPAAEQKQHNPK